The Terriglobus roseus region ATCAGCGTGAAGTACACGATGATAGGGCGAAGAATCTTCTCGAGGATGGGCAGGGGCACGTGCAACATGTTATGCAACATGCCGCCAGCCTACATCCTTTGCGCTGCTTCTAAACAGCGCGGAGTTTCTGGTGCCACTCCCATGCGGTGGCGAGGATCGCATCAAGCTGATCAAACTTTGGCGCCCAGCCCAGTTCACGCTGAATCTTCGCGGAACTAGCGACCAGAACCGCAGGATCGCCTGGGCGACGCGCTTCCACAATGACGGGAATCTCGCGGCCTGTGACACGGCGCGCGCTATCAATCACCTCGCGGACGGTGAATCCCTGACCATTGCCAATGTTGTAGATGGCACTCTCTTGCGTTGCCAAGGAATCCATCGCCAGCAGATGGGCCTCAGCAAGATCTGCCACGTGGACATAATCGCGGACGCAGGTGCCGTCCTTTGTGGGGTAGTCCTCGCCGTAGATGCGGATGTTGTCACGCAGGCCAAGAGCAGTATCGAGAATGAGCGGAATCAGGTGGCTCTCGGGCTCGTGTGCTTCGCCATATCCGGGAATGGCTCCCGCCACATTGAAATAACGCAGCGCCGCGTAACGAAGGCCCATACGCTCAGCGAACCAACGCATCATGTACTCGCTAAGTAGCTTGCTTTCGCCGTAGGCGTTGGTTGGCCGCAACTCGTCCGTCTCTTCAATGGGAGCGCGCTTCGGCTCGCCGTAACAGGCTGCGGTGGAGGAGAAGACGAGGCGCTGTGTGCCGGTCTGTTGCATGCATTCCAGCAGTGTGAGAGTACCTGCTGTGTTATTGCGGAAGTAGATATCCGGGCGTTTCATGCTTTCGCCCGCTTCGATGAGAGCGGCAAAATGCAGTACGCCATCAAACTTGCCATTGCGGAGGGTTCTGCTCAGAAGATCTGCGTCGGCAATATCGCCCTCCACAAAAGTTGCAGACGAAGGAAGTGCATCCTTCTTGCTGTGGCAAAGATTGTCATAAACCGTCACGCGATGGCCGCGCTCCAGCAGCAGGCGGCTGACAGTGCCACCGATATATCCGGCACCGCCGGTCACTAAATAATTCATGGGTTTATCGTCACTCGCCGATGGGGATACAACGTTGCCTACGATTCTTGCATATGCATGTGTACGTTTTTCTCATTTCGACCGTCTCATCCCCTGTTGGAGTTATGGAGGTCTGTCTCAAATTGAATTTGCGTGAAAGTGAAACGGATTTCGATCAGATTGGGGTCCGGCTCGCTTATCATTGGTGATAAGTTCCGGCGCAATCCTGCCTTACACTCAATCAATCCTCCCGGATGAATTACGTGGAAGCGCCATTTGTAGAACGAACGCGACCGTAAGAACGGCGCACACAACGAACCTGTTCCAACCGGGTCCGAGGCGGACCGAGGACTCTGGTCATCGCCTACTGAAACTGAACTTTTGAGGATTGCACCAAATATGGCAAACCAAGTGCCTGATCACGAGCGGAACCGTGTGCCCGGGAGCCAGAATGCATCTCCGGCGCAAGCACCGTTTCCTTCGCAAAGGGATTTAGCCTTTAAGACGTTTGGCGTGATGGAAGATTCAGAGAAGCGGAAGAACCGCTTCCTGGCTGCATTCTTCATCAACACCTCTCTTGCGGCGCTCCTCATCTGGATCAGCGTTCTTACGGCGAGACGAGTCGTAGAACAACACGTTGAGAAGACCATCACCTTCAACAACGTGAAACCGCCTGAACCCCCTAAGCCGGTTCCGCCGCCCAAGCTCCCCAAGCCTCCGATCGTGAAGGTTGAGCCGCCAAAGATTTTGCCGAACGTTCCTAAGATCGAGGTACCTGAGCCACCCAAGGTTCAGCCGCAGCCCGTTCTGAAGGCTCAGCCCATCATTACGCCCGCTCCGCCGAAGGCCGTAACGCCGCCGCCCGCGCCGAAGCCGGTGGCCATCAGCATTGCGCAGGCAGCCTCTGTACCGAACCACGATGCGCATCCCTCTGCCGTTCGCCTCGGTAGCATGACCAATCCGATCAACAACACCACCGGTCCGGCAGTTTCGCCTGTGAATCTGGGCCACAGTGGCGCACCGGGTATGCCAGCAGGTAATACCGGGTTTGGTCCTCCGTCGCAGATTGCGATTGCTGGTTCAGGATCACCGAATGGACAGATGGGTGGCCACGACCGGGCTGCACAGCCGATCAAGGGCATCAATACCGGCGTTCCGGGAGGCACTGGCCCTCTCACTGCAAAACCTGTAGGCGCGATTGCGATTGCTAAAGGACCGACTCCCCCCGCAATTCCGCAAACGCAGGTGAGCACCACCCCGGCAAAGAGCGCACCGAAGGTCATATTCAAACCGAAGCCTGAGTACACCGAAGAAGCGCGGAGCCTCCATTTAGAGGGCACCGTTTACATCAAAATTCACGTCTCAGCATCGGGAGCTGTATCCGTGCTGGGAGTCCAGAGCGGTCTTGGCCATGGCCTGGATCAAGCTGCGGTGAGAGCCGTACAGGGCATGCGTTTCCAACCCGCAATGGCCAATGGTCAACCGACCGATTGGGATGGCGTGGTCAACATTAACTTCCAACTCGCCGGTTAAACAGTCAGGATCTCTTATCCAGAGATTCTGACCCAATTCCCGGCCAGATTTTGTACGCTGAAACAGTTCCCTACCCGGGACTTCATAGGAGCCATCCAAAACATGAGGAACCTTCGCAGGTCTTGCATCGCGGGTGTTGCCGCCACACTTCTTACCGCATCGACGGTACCGGCGCTGGCCTTTCCAATCCTAGGCAAGAAGAAAAAGGATGATCTACCCGCACGCAAGCTAACTCCAGCACAGACCGCTCTGCTGGACAAAGCCATCGCTCGTGAGCAGGAAGTCATTAAAGTCATTCAGGAGCGCGCGCCGCTCGTTGAGACTTATATCCAGAACATGAAGCCCGATCCGGCGCTTCTGCAAGTTCCTGTCTCTGACCAGCACTTCCTGGGCCGTGTGGAGTTCAAGAAGGTTCTCAACGGAGAGAACTACGACACCGTTGACAATCACAAGGCAAAGGGCAAGATGGGATTCTTCAAGAATTCCGTTTCCTTCATCACGGGCATCAACAAATCGTTCCACCTGCAGTTCAATGAAGTGGGCTTTGTCCAGATGATCCTGGTGGATGCCCACGGGTTCGACAAGACGAATTACAACTTCGGCTTTGTTCGCAATGACTTTCTCGGTTCCGTTCCCACCATGGTGTTCGACGTGGAACCCGCTAAGGGCAGCAGCCGCGGACGCTTCTTTGGCCGCATCTGGGTAGAGCGCCGGAACGGAAACATCGTTCGCTTCAACGGCTCCTTTGCTGGCAGCGAGAAGGACTTCCGCGAGTTCTATCACTTCGATTCCTGGCGCACCAACGTGCAGGAGAACCTGTGGCTGCCCACGTCGTTCTACGTGGAAGAGAGCGATCCAAAGAGCACAGAAAACACTGTGAAGTTTAAGGCAGTAAACCACGTGTGGGGATACGCTCTGAAGGTTCCTACGAGCGATGCCGAAAACGTGGATGTAGAAGTACAGGGTGCAACGGACGTCTCGAATGATGCGCAGGATGTTTCGCCTCTCGGCGCACAGCGCGCATGGGTTCAGCAGGCAGAGGATAACGTTGTTAATCGTCTGTTCCAGGCTGGATTGCTGGATGCTCCTTCAGACTTCGACAAGATTCTGGAGCAGGTTGCCGGAAACATTCTGGCCTACAACAACATTCAGGTTGCGCGCCCCATTCGTGTGCGTACCCTGTTGACCGAGCCACTGGAATCGTTGGCCATTGGCAACACGATTGTGCTGTCAAAAGGTCTGATCGATACCACTGCTGTTCCGGGCAATAACAACGAACAGGTGAACAACCTGTACGCGATTATCGCGTTCCAGGTGGCGCACATCATCCAGGGACATCGTCTGGATACGAAGTATGCGTTTAATGATCGTCTCCTCTTCCCCGATACTTCGACCTTCGAGAAGATTCCGATGCATCACACCGACAAGGACAACGAAGAGGCAGCGAAGAAGGCTCTGGAATTGCTCCAGCCGAAGGAGCTGAACGATGCTGCAAGCCAGTTTGGTCTCTATCTGGCAGAACTGCAGACTCGCTCGAAGGCGCTTACGGCGCTGAACGACCCAATGGTTGGCGATTCGCTAGTCAAGGACGTAAAGACGAACACCTTCTGGCTGCAGCCGCTGATCGGCAAGGGTCCGAAGCTGGATCCGAATGACCTGAAGCAGAACGCAGCAATGCCACTGTCGTCGTTCCTGCGCTTCGATCCATGGACGGATCAAGTGGTACAGATGCACGCTTCCTACGAGCCTCTTCTGTCATCCCGCGACAAGATGCCGTTTGAAGTTACTCCGGTCTATCTGAAGCTTAGCTACTACAAGCCTGCGGCAGATGGAGCGGCAGCAGCAGCAGCGGGCGCCAACGCGACGACCGATGCCAACGGCAATGCCATTAGCGCACCGCCGGCAGGAACCGGAACACCGGCAGCAGCTCCCGCGCAGGCTCAACCGTCTGCAGGAGCTCCTCCCGCAGATACAACACTGACGCCCGCTCCAGCGGCTGGCACAACTGGAACGGCGAACCCGCCGGCACCACGACAGTAAAAGGGTTAAGCCGGACGGGCGCGTACCCGTCCGGCTTAGAACGACCTCAAGATCGTCGACCCAACGCGAACTGTTCCTCTGTAAGCTCCCTCGGTATGTGCAAGGGCTGAAGTAAAAAGCCCAGACGGAATTGAGCTACAGGCATAAAGGAGTCCTCTTGCCGCTACGAATCCAAAAAGCCAAATTTGCTGCGGTGGTCACCGCTGCACTCTTATTCTCACAATTTTCAGCTCGCGCGAACGGCCAGGCCACCACTGCCACCGCTTATCGCAACTCCGATCTTCAAGTCGGCGGATATTTTTCAGTCGTGCGGCCGGACTACGGACCACATCTTCTGGGTTACGGCGCATATGCCGCTTACGATTTCAAGCCTCATTGGGGCGCGGAGTTTAATTTCCGTCAGGGGAACGCCAGGAACACTGATATTTACGAGCGCACCTATGAACTTGGAGCACGCTACGTAATCACACGCAAAAACCATTTCAATCCCTATGCGCGTGCTTCCTACGGTCGAGGCGTATTCAACTTCCCTCCGGGCATCAACGGGTTTCCGTTCGGCGCGAACCTCGCCTACAACCTGATGGCCTTCGGCGGTGGTGTAGATTACAACCTCACCCGCTCGATCAATGTCCGAGGTGATTATGACTACCAACACTGGTTTGGTTTTCCGGCTTACCCGTCTGGAGGAACCAGTTCCATCTCTCCACAGGCCTTCAGCGTAGGTGTGGCGTATCACTTCCACTAGTCGTTCTTTCAAACGAGCAAAGAAAAGCCTCGGACGAATCCGGGGCTTTTCTTATGCAAATTGTGAAGCCTTAGAAGTGGTATGCGACACCGAGCGTCGGCATGGAGATCACTTCGTAGCGACCCGTGTTGTAAGCGTCCGAAGGCAGCTTGAAGCTGGGCGTCTTTACCACAGCGCCACGATAGCCGATGCGAATGTCATAGCTGGGGCTGATCTCATACGCAACACCGGCTCCGAAGAAGCCACCCAGGCTCAACTGCCGTTTAGCGTCCAGCGACTGCGTGTCGAAATCGCGAATCGGCGAAAAAACATACGCACCAACACCGACTTCCGCGAACGGATTGTAGTTACGGTAGTTGCGGCTGTACACGTAGCCGAAGGAGACTTCCTGCTGGCGTGTGTGAATCTGGTAGGTGTTGAAGCTCGTATTCTTCAGCTGCGTCATGTACTGCGAGAAGCTGTAGTTGGCTTCCAGAGCGCTACGCGGCGTGAGCATAAAACGGTAGCTTGCCAGTGCGCCCAATGCCATATCTGCATTGACCTGAATACCGCGTCCGTTGACCTGGGGAGGAATATTCCCCAAAGCGCTGATGCTTACATCCTGCCGGCTCTCTTGACCATGAGCCGCTAACGCGCCAGCGAGCAGGGCGCACATCCACATCGATTTCTTCATTCGTATGACCAACCTCAACGTCGTTCGGTGTGGCGCCTGTCCGGCGCGCGCAGAGGACGTACAGCTTCTGATTGTACCTGTTAGGACTGCGGCGCTGCCATTCGGTGAGCAGCGAATCTTATAGAAATGAAACTTTCCTTCCTCTCGGAGGCTCAATCTCCTCGTTCCGGCAGGAAACAATACGACCCTCCGGTCGCTTCCGCGTACTCCCGAACGCCGCGAAGAAACTCAATCGCGGCATGAGAGAGGTTCGCTTCACGACGATGGACCAGCCTTAGTTTACGTTCCATCTGCAGTTCTTTGACCCGAACGCGGGTGAGAGCGCCCGATTTCAGCTCGCGTTCCACCGTCAGCGCGGGAACCAACGCCACTCCATTCCCCAACTCCACAAAACGGCGTACCGCTTCCAGGCTCGGCAATTCCACATCGATCCGGAGATTCGTGCGGTGCCGGCGAAATGCTTCGAACACTTTGTCGCGCTGCGGTGAGGGAACATTGTGCGCAACGAAGTGCTGGCCGCCCAGGTCACGGATGGACACCTCTTCCGTTTTCGCCATGGGATGTCGCGGATTCACAACGAACGCGAGCTCGTCCCGATAGACCACGATGGATTTTAGTGCTCGGTCCTCAGGCTTGAAACTGAGTACGCCAATCTCCACCGAATGCAGAAGCACATCGTCGGGAATTCGACTGGCCAGGCTGCGTTGCACGCTGACCTTGACCCGGGGATGCACACGGCGGAAGCGGTCCAGCACGGGCAACAGATAGAGGCAGGTGTACTCGTTTGCAGCGAGATTCAGACTTCCACGGTGCAGGCTCCGCAGTTCACCCAGGGCATGTCGAGCCTCCACACGCAAATTCAGTAACTTCTGCGCGTATTCACGGAGCACTTCCCCCGCATCCGTGAGCGAAGCTTCACGCGCCGCCCTGTCAAAAAGCGCCTCGCCGAGCTCTCCTTCCAGCTTTGAAATAGCCTGGCTTACGGCGGGCTGCGTGCGGTGTAGACGGACGGCAGCGCGGGAAAAACTGCGCTCTTCCGCTACTGCTAGAAAGGTTTCCAAGGCAAACAGGTCCACGGCGCATCTCCCGAAGAAGCCGACGGAAGGCCGGCCACTGCATTCACTATAAGCACTTCTGATGACGCTATCACTGCATATAAGGATTCCTTATCGCTATACTGTGTTTGAGGAAAACCATGAGCACTGCTTCGGATCGCGTGTATTTCTTCGACACAACGCTGCGTGACGGTGAACAATCACCGGGCTGCACCATGCACCATGCGGAGAAGCTCCGCTTCGCACATCAGCTTGCATCGCTTGGCGTGGACATTATTGAAGCCGGCTTCCCTATCGCGTCCGACGGCGACTTTGAGTCCGTCCGCGCGATTGCAAGCGAAGTAAAAGGCCCACGCATTGCCGCGTTGGCTCGCTGCAAGACCATTGACATTGAACGCGCGGGAAAAGCCGTTGAGTCGGCCGCTTCGAACCGCATCCATACATTCATTGCATCCAGTGATCTTCACCTGGAAGCAAAACTTCGTATCACACGCCAGCAGGCATTAGATCAGGCGGCGGAATGCGTACGCCTGGCCAGAACGTACACCGATGACGTGGAGTTTTCCGCCGAAGATGCCACGCGTTCTGACCCGGATTTTCTGATTCAGATTGTGCAGGCAGCGATTGATGCAGGCGCGACCACTATCAACCTACCGGATACCGTGGGCTACTCTACCCCGGCGGAATACCGTGCCATGTTTGAGATGGTTCGCGGTCGTATTCCCAATGCAGACAAGATCATCTTTTCTACGCACTGCCATGACGATCTGGGCCTTGCAGTAATCAACACTGTGGCTGGTCTGCAGGGCGGCGCGCGCCAGGTGGAAGTGGCCATGCACGGCATTGGCGAACGCGCGGGTAACGCGTCGCTGGAAGAAGTTGCAGCCATCCTGAAGATTCGGAATGACGTCTTCCCGTACACGAACAATCTAGTACTCGATCAGATTGGGCCGACGAGCCGCATGTTGGACGAGATCATCTCATTCACTCCTTCGCCCAATAAGGCAATCGTGGGTAAGAATGCGTTTGCACATGCGAGCGGTATTCATCAGCACGGCGTGCTGGCCAACCCGCTGACCTATGAAATCATGTCCGCCGCGCACTTTGGTGTGGAGGCCAACACGATTGTGCTGGGCAAGCACAGCGGTCGCCGCGCACTGGAACATCGCCTGAAGGAACTTGGCTTCAACCTGACCAAGGAAGAGATTGATCAGGTTTACACGCGCTTTACTGCCCTGGCTGATCGCAAGAAGGATATCTACGACCAGGACATTGCAGCGCTTGTGCCGCAGCCTGCAACTGTTTAGTTCCTACTCCTAGAACTTCATCACGCGCAGATGTTCTGCGCTGACTCGCAACCATTTGCAAGGAAAGTTTCGACCACGATGAATCTGAAAATTGCACTCCTCGCCGGTGACGGCATCGGCCCGGAAGTTACGAACGAAGCAGTAAACGTGCTGAACACTGTTGCAGCCGCAGGTGGACACACGTTTACCTACACCTCGCTGCTCATCGGCGGCGCGGCAATTGATGCGCACGGAACTCCACTGCCGGAAGAAACGCTGAAGGAAACTCTCGCCAGCGACGCTGCGTTCCTTGGCGCCGTAGGCGATAACAAGTTCAATTCCCTTCCGCCCAGCGAGCGTCCCGAAGCTGGCCTGCTGAAGATTCGTGCAGAGCTTGGTGGCTTTGCAAATCTTCGCCCTGCGACGGCGTACAAGGCACTTGCGGATAACTCGCCGCTGCGCCCCGAAATCACCGAAGGCGTGGACATTCTGTTTGTCCGCGAACTGTTGGGTGGACTTTATTTTGGCCAACCACGCGCATGGGACAAAACAACTGACCGTGCTCACAACACGATGGTGTACACGCGCCATGAAGTAGAGCGCGTTGCCAAGATCGCATTCGATATCGCAGCGAAGCGCGATAAGAAGAAGGTCACCAGCGTAGACAAGGCGAACGTGCTGGAATGCTCGCAGTTGTGGCGCGCAGTTGTCACAGAAGTTGCTAAGGATTATCCCACCGTAACGCTGGAGCATCAGTTGGTGGATTCGATGGCAATCCATCTGATGAATCGTCCGCGTGATTTTGATGTGGTGCTTACGGAGAATCTGTTTGGCGACATCCTCTCAGACGAGAGTGGCGTTATCACTGGATCGCTTGGCATGCTTCCTTCTGCGACGCTGGGCGGCAAGGTGAATCTGTACGAGCCCGTGCATGGTTCCGCACCAGATATTGCAGGACAGGGCAAGGCAAATCCCATTGGCGCCATCCTCACCGCTGCACTTGTTCTGCGTCATTCCGCCGGACTGAATGCCGAAGCAAAGATCATCGAGGACGCTGTGGTGAAGGTATTGGAAGCGGGTTACCGCACCACCGATATTGCACGCGGCGACATTGCCGGCCAGCAGACCGTCAGCACGTCGAAGATGGGCCAACTCGTCCTTGACCAGGTCACTGCTGAGTTGGGCGCTGCTGCGTCCTAAACATTTTCTGTTGAGCAACACCGGGCTTTTGCCCCAGAGGTAAGCCACAATGTCCGCACCAAAGACACTGTTTGAAAAAGTCTGGCAGCAGCATCTGGTTGCAGAACCAGAAGGCGAGCCTTCCATTCTGTATATCGATCTGCAGCTTGTGCATGAAGTAACTTCGCCGCAGGCCTTTGATGGTCTGCGCATGACAGGCCGCAAACTGCGCCGTCCGGATCGTCATATTGCAACGGTAGATCACAATGTTCCCACCACCAGCGCAGCAGATCGCCTTGTGATTGCAGATCAGATCAGTGCTGCGCAGGTAAACGCGCTTCGCAAGAACTGCAAAGAGTTCGGCATTGAGTTTTTCGATGTGCAGGATTCGTCTCAGGGCATTGTGCACATGATTGGACCGGAGCTTGGCGCAACCAAGCCGGGCATGACGATTGTCTGCGGCGACTCGCACACATCGACGCATGGCGCTTTCGGTGCGCTCGCCTTTGGTATTGGCACCAGCGAAGTGGAACACGTAATGGCAACGCAGACGCTGCCTCAATCGAAGCCGAAGACCTTCCGCATCACCGTGGATGGCGAGCTTCCCTTCGGCGTTACAGCGAAGGACATCATCCTGGACATCATCGGCCGCATTGGCACAGATGGTGCGACGGGCTATGCGATTGAGTATGCCGGTTCAGCCATCCGCGCGCTCAGCATGGAAGGCCGCATGACGGTGTGCAACATGAGCATTGAAGCTGGTGCGCGCGCCGGCATGATTGCTCCGGATGAAACAACCTTTGCATATCTGAAGGGTCGCCGCTTTTCTCCGGGAACGCGTCCTACGAATCTGGATGCACGCCCTCCGCGCTCTGTGCCCGATGGACAACAGCTTGGATCTGCAACAGACGCCTACGACAATCAGTGGGAAGAAGCCGTTGCGCACTGGAAGACATTGCCTACAGATGAAGGCGCTGTCTTTGATCGCGAACTTTTTATTGATGCTGCGACGCTGGCTCCTGCCGTCACGTGGGGAACATCGCCCGGTATGCACGCCACCATTGATGGCAAAGTGCCGACGCTGGACGATGCGCCCACAGAGGCTGATCGCAAGAGCTTTGCCAAGGCCTATGAGTACATGGATCTGAAGCCCGGCACACCGATGGAAGAGATCAAGATTGACACCGTCTTTCTTGGCTCATGCACGAACGGCCGCATTGAAGATCTGCGCGCTGCTGCTGAAGTGATCAAGGGGCACCACATTGCCACGAAGGTACGTGCGATGGTCGTTCCCGGCTCGCAGCATGTGAAGAAGCAGGCTGAAGAAGAAGGTCTGGATGCCATCTTCAAGGAAGCAGGCTTTGAGTGGCGTGAACCCGGCTGCTCTATGTGCCTGGGTATGAACCCGGACATCCTACAGCCCGGCGAACGTTGCGCTTCCACATCGAACCGCAACTTTGAAGGTCGTCAGGGACGCGGTGGACGCACGCATCTTGTTTCGCCGGAGATGGCTGCGGTTGCCGCAATCACTGGACACTTCACCGACATTCGTAAGTGGAAGAAGGAGGCGCGCTAATGGAACCGATTAACGTTCTTACATCGAAAGCAATGCCGCTGCCGCTGCCGAACATCGACACCGACCAGATCATTCCGAAGCAGTTCCTCAAGCGCATTGAGCGCACAGGCTATGGCGACTTTCTGTTCTACGACTGGCGCTACAACCTGGATGTTCCGGATGATGTTTCGCCGAACAGAGACTTCGTGCTAAACAAGCCGGAGTATCAAGGCGCAGAGATTCTTATTGCAGAGAAGAATTTCGGCTGCGGTTCGTCGCGTGAACATGCGGCATGGGCCATCTTCCAGTACGGGTTCCGCGTGGTGATTGCACCAACGTTTGCAGACATCTTCTTTTCCAACGCAGGCAAGAACGGCATCATCCTTGTCCGCCTTTCGGAAGAAGACGTTACCGCTCTCATGACGCATTGCACGGAAGATACAAACAACAAAGTCACGGTGAATCTAGAAGCACAGACTGTGACAGACGAACATGGTTTCTCAGCACATTTCGACATTGATCCCTTCCGCAAGTACTGCTTGCTGAATGGACTGGATGACATCGGCCTGACGCTTCGCCATGTGGATGCGTTGAACGATTTTGAAGCGAAGCACGATAACGAATTCTGGTCCGCACCGAAAACGGCTGCATAACTACAGAAAGAGAACGAAGTGAGCAACGAACTCGATCCCGGCAAACGTAATTCCATCGTCCTTACTGAAGGGCCCAATCGTGCAGCTGCACGCGCCATGCTGCGTAGCGTCGGCTTTACCAAGGATGATCTGCACAAGCCCATCATCGGCATTGCAAATACGTGGACAGAGATTGGTCCCTGCAACTATCACCTGCGCGACATTGCAGAGGCTGTGAAAGAAGGCATCCGCGCTGCAGGCGGCACGCCGATGGAGTTCAACACCATCACGATCTCCGACGGCATCACGATGGGCACAGAAGGCATGAAGGCATCGCTGATTTCACGCGATATGATTGCCGACTCCATCGAACTGGTCTCGCGTGGCAACAGCTTTGATGGACTGGTTTGCATTGCGGGATGCGACAAGAATATGCCCGGCGCGATCATGGCGCTGGCTCGCCTGGATATCCCCGGCATGATGCTGTACGGCGGTTCGATTGCCCCGGGTCACATGCATGTGGGTGCAGATGGAAAAACGCCACAGCCTGGTAGCGACAAGACCATCGACATCACGATTCAGCAAGTGTTTGAAGCTATTGGCGCGCACGCAGCGGGCAAGATTGACGATGCGCAACTGGAAGAAGCCGAAGGTACTGCATGCCCCGGACCTGGCGCATGCGGCGGCCAGTTTACGGCGAACACCATGGCCATGGCGGGTGAGTTCCTCGGCATCAGCCCGATGGAGATCACTGGTGTTCCTGCCATGAGCAAGGACAAGCACGCTGCAAGCCGTGAGGCTGGCAAGCTGGTGATGGATCTGGTGCGCAAGAACATTAAGCCTTCAGACATCCTCACGCGCCAGTCAATGGAAGATGCCATTGCTGCAGTGTGCGCCAGTGGCGGCAGCACCAACGCTGTGCTTCACCTTATCGCCGTTGCGCATGAACTGAAGATGCCGCTCACGATGGATGACTTCGACATCATCAGCGAGAAGACTCCGTTCATCTGTGATCTGCAGCCTGGTGGCAAGCGTGTCGCACGCGATTATCAGGATGCTGGTGGATCGCGTGTGTTGGCAGCGCGCCTGGTGGAAAAGGGCTTGCTCCATGGCAACACCCCCACTGTGAGCGGGAAGACAGTTCGCGAAGAAGCAAAGGCTGCGCAGGAGACACCGGGACAGGATGTGATCCTGCCGTGGTCGAATCCGCTGAAGCCTACTGGCGGACTTGTGATTCTGAAGGGCAATCTTGCACCGGATGGTTGCGTGGTGAAGGTTGCGGGACATGAACGCGTTCTCCACACTGGACCGGCGCGTGTGTTTGATTCGGAAGACCTTTGCTTCAAGGCTGTGGAAGCTGGCGAGATCAAGCCGAACGATGTCTGCGTGATTCGCTATGAAGGGCCGAAGGGTGGTCCTGGCATGCGCGAAATGCTGGCTGTTACCGCTGCGATCAAGGGCATCCCTGAGTTGAGCGAGACGGTTGCACTACTGACCGATGGGCGTTTCTCCGGCGCAACGCGTGGACTGATGGCTGGTCACGTGGCACCGGAAGCGTTTGACGGTGGACCGATCGCGTTTGTGCACGAAGGCGACACCATCACCTTTGACATCAAGGCGCGCGAACTCCGAGTGAACATCAGCGACGAAGAGCTTGCCAAGCGCAAGGCGAACTTCAAGAAGCCGGAACCTCGCTACAAGCGTGGCGTGTTTGCGAAGTATGCCAACACGGTTAGCTCGGCCAGCCTTGGCGCAGTAACCAGTTAACTTTCTTATCAAACGTACGAACCAACGGCCTGCCTGAATTAAACGCAGGCAGGCCACAAAGTAAGGAACAGCAGCAGGAGCCGCACGCATGAGCGACACAGCGAACACTGCCCATCACGCCCCCACTCTCACCGGATCGGAAATTCTGTGGGCCACACTTGCGGGTGAGGGCGTCACCACGGTCTTTGGCTATCCCGGCGGAGCCATCCTTCCCATCTATGACGCGCTGCGTAAGTTTCCCAGCATCCACCATGTGCTGGTGCGGCATGAGCAGTCCGCAGCGCACATGGCCGATGGATACGCGCGCGCCAGCGGCAAGGTAGGCGTCTGCATGGCCACCAGTGGTCCCGGCGCAACAAACCTCGTTACGGGCCTTGCAACTGCCATGCTCGATAGCATTCCCATGGTTGCCATCACGGGCCAGGTTGCTTCCAAGG contains the following coding sequences:
- the leuB gene encoding 3-isopropylmalate dehydrogenase, with the translated sequence MNLKIALLAGDGIGPEVTNEAVNVLNTVAAAGGHTFTYTSLLIGGAAIDAHGTPLPEETLKETLASDAAFLGAVGDNKFNSLPPSERPEAGLLKIRAELGGFANLRPATAYKALADNSPLRPEITEGVDILFVRELLGGLYFGQPRAWDKTTDRAHNTMVYTRHEVERVAKIAFDIAAKRDKKKVTSVDKANVLECSQLWRAVVTEVAKDYPTVTLEHQLVDSMAIHLMNRPRDFDVVLTENLFGDILSDESGVITGSLGMLPSATLGGKVNLYEPVHGSAPDIAGQGKANPIGAILTAALVLRHSAGLNAEAKIIEDAVVKVLEAGYRTTDIARGDIAGQQTVSTSKMGQLVLDQVTAELGAAAS
- the leuC gene encoding 3-isopropylmalate dehydratase large subunit, with the translated sequence MSAPKTLFEKVWQQHLVAEPEGEPSILYIDLQLVHEVTSPQAFDGLRMTGRKLRRPDRHIATVDHNVPTTSAADRLVIADQISAAQVNALRKNCKEFGIEFFDVQDSSQGIVHMIGPELGATKPGMTIVCGDSHTSTHGAFGALAFGIGTSEVEHVMATQTLPQSKPKTFRITVDGELPFGVTAKDIILDIIGRIGTDGATGYAIEYAGSAIRALSMEGRMTVCNMSIEAGARAGMIAPDETTFAYLKGRRFSPGTRPTNLDARPPRSVPDGQQLGSATDAYDNQWEEAVAHWKTLPTDEGAVFDRELFIDAATLAPAVTWGTSPGMHATIDGKVPTLDDAPTEADRKSFAKAYEYMDLKPGTPMEEIKIDTVFLGSCTNGRIEDLRAAAEVIKGHHIATKVRAMVVPGSQHVKKQAEEEGLDAIFKEAGFEWREPGCSMCLGMNPDILQPGERCASTSNRNFEGRQGRGGRTHLVSPEMAAVAAITGHFTDIRKWKKEAR
- the leuD gene encoding 3-isopropylmalate dehydratase small subunit; the encoded protein is MEPINVLTSKAMPLPLPNIDTDQIIPKQFLKRIERTGYGDFLFYDWRYNLDVPDDVSPNRDFVLNKPEYQGAEILIAEKNFGCGSSREHAAWAIFQYGFRVVIAPTFADIFFSNAGKNGIILVRLSEEDVTALMTHCTEDTNNKVTVNLEAQTVTDEHGFSAHFDIDPFRKYCLLNGLDDIGLTLRHVDALNDFEAKHDNEFWSAPKTAA
- the ilvD gene encoding dihydroxy-acid dehydratase, which encodes MSNELDPGKRNSIVLTEGPNRAAARAMLRSVGFTKDDLHKPIIGIANTWTEIGPCNYHLRDIAEAVKEGIRAAGGTPMEFNTITISDGITMGTEGMKASLISRDMIADSIELVSRGNSFDGLVCIAGCDKNMPGAIMALARLDIPGMMLYGGSIAPGHMHVGADGKTPQPGSDKTIDITIQQVFEAIGAHAAGKIDDAQLEEAEGTACPGPGACGGQFTANTMAMAGEFLGISPMEITGVPAMSKDKHAASREAGKLVMDLVRKNIKPSDILTRQSMEDAIAAVCASGGSTNAVLHLIAVAHELKMPLTMDDFDIISEKTPFICDLQPGGKRVARDYQDAGGSRVLAARLVEKGLLHGNTPTVSGKTVREEAKAAQETPGQDVILPWSNPLKPTGGLVILKGNLAPDGCVVKVAGHERVLHTGPARVFDSEDLCFKAVEAGEIKPNDVCVIRYEGPKGGPGMREMLAVTAAIKGIPELSETVALLTDGRFSGATRGLMAGHVAPEAFDGGPIAFVHEGDTITFDIKARELRVNISDEELAKRKANFKKPEPRYKRGVFAKYANTVSSASLGAVTS